In Acidobacteriota bacterium, one genomic interval encodes:
- a CDS encoding DMT family transporter: MPLVHSGVNPLIARASRLSQIFQTFAQRSPTTIVGLAVFLYASSAVVVRGTDLSANVFAFWRIWLGAAMFAMVLFWRRSRGHRVIPSTGKLYVVTGGLMFGVNHLFYVAALKATSVNDVTLINRLSPIVVGVLAARFFGEKPGVRFFLGAAVGIGGSVLVVLGGARTGGSDLWGMSLAVMTMLTYTVFFLISKRARDHMDATTFLSGALLVAAGGVSLFAAVEAVPIFDVTPRALLPVAFVALVPGGLGHVAMTWPLKWVPANLPPVLMLALPILSGGLAWIFLGETVTGVQFVGGVVTLSGAALAIMSRAGRAMVANREPVTATRSV, encoded by the coding sequence ATGCCTTTGGTCCATTCAGGAGTCAATCCTTTGATAGCCCGGGCCTCTCGCCTTTCTCAGATTTTCCAAACGTTCGCGCAGCGTTCACCCACAACGATTGTCGGTCTTGCTGTGTTCCTCTACGCGTCAAGCGCCGTTGTGGTTCGCGGCACCGACCTGTCTGCGAACGTCTTTGCGTTCTGGCGGATATGGCTCGGTGCAGCGATGTTCGCAATGGTGTTGTTCTGGCGGCGATCTCGTGGGCACCGTGTCATCCCGAGCACCGGGAAACTGTATGTGGTGACCGGCGGATTGATGTTTGGTGTGAATCATCTGTTCTACGTGGCGGCTCTCAAGGCAACGTCAGTGAACGACGTGACGCTCATCAACCGGCTGTCGCCCATCGTTGTTGGTGTCCTTGCGGCAAGGTTCTTCGGGGAGAAGCCGGGCGTTCGTTTCTTTCTTGGCGCCGCTGTTGGCATTGGTGGATCGGTGCTTGTCGTTCTCGGTGGCGCACGTACCGGGGGGAGCGACTTGTGGGGTATGTCGCTCGCTGTGATGACCATGCTGACCTATACGGTGTTCTTTTTGATCTCAAAGAGGGCCCGCGATCACATGGATGCCACGACGTTTCTCTCAGGAGCACTGCTGGTGGCTGCCGGCGGTGTGTCGCTGTTCGCGGCGGTTGAGGCCGTACCGATTTTTGACGTGACACCGCGCGCGTTGTTGCCTGTGGCGTTTGTCGCCCTTGTGCCCGGGGGGTTGGGCCATGTCGCGATGACATGGCCGTTGAAGTGGGTGCCCGCAAACCTGCCGCCGGTGCTGATGCTGGCGTTGCCGATCTTGTCGGGTGGTTTGGCGTGGATCTTCCTGGGCGAGACGGTAACCGGGGTGCAGTTCGTCGGTGGCGTGGTGACATTGTCCGGTGCTGCACTTGCAATCATGTCGCGTGCTGGTCGCGCAATGGTTGCGAACAGGGAACCGGTTACAGCTACGCGCTCCGTCTAG
- a CDS encoding nitroreductase family protein, whose product MSTLYDHIMSLRAVRQYSDTPLSDEHLDQILEAARWTGSAKNLQLWSFIVVTGEQKERLCAAGDFLTPLLNATVGIALVEEPGGYEFDTGRLAQNIMLAAASLGVASCPLTLHREEKAAEVLGLAAGSRARYAVSLGYLPDDGKVARFGGQGGRKGRTDVVFDNTHGEPFDGS is encoded by the coding sequence ATGAGCACTTTGTATGATCACATCATGTCGCTGCGGGCCGTCCGCCAGTACAGCGACACCCCCCTGTCAGACGAGCACCTCGACCAGATTCTTGAAGCGGCCCGATGGACGGGGAGCGCCAAGAACCTGCAACTCTGGTCGTTTATCGTCGTGACCGGCGAGCAGAAAGAACGTCTGTGTGCGGCCGGTGACTTCTTGACACCGCTGCTCAACGCCACGGTTGGCATCGCGCTCGTCGAGGAGCCGGGAGGCTATGAGTTTGATACCGGACGTCTTGCCCAGAACATCATGTTGGCAGCCGCTTCCTTGGGCGTTGCTTCGTGTCCGCTGACCTTGCATCGTGAGGAGAAGGCGGCCGAGGTGCTTGGGTTGGCTGCGGGTTCTCGTGCGCGGTACGCAGTATCTCTTGGGTACTTGCCCGACGATGGCAAGGTCGCCAGGTTTGGTGGTCAAGGTGGCCGCAAGGGCCGGACGGATGTCGTGTTCGACAACACCCACGGTGAACCCTTCGACGGCTCGTAA
- a CDS encoding DUF3467 domain-containing protein, with product MESEPTEDQRNLRIIVSDDMVVGNYANLLGVWHTEHEFTLDFVVVGLPDASDDNSQQTFTAPLVARLKIPTNVIFNIARAIADNVDTYEKRFGQITPQPDTTPDYPPGGGTP from the coding sequence ATGGAAAGCGAACCTACGGAGGACCAGCGGAATCTGCGGATCATCGTCTCCGACGATATGGTCGTCGGCAACTACGCGAATCTGCTCGGCGTGTGGCATACCGAGCACGAATTTACGTTGGACTTCGTAGTTGTCGGCCTGCCTGATGCCTCTGACGACAATTCCCAACAAACGTTCACGGCACCGCTCGTTGCCCGCCTCAAGATTCCGACGAATGTGATATTCAATATCGCCAGGGCGATTGCCGACAATGTAGATACGTACGAAAAACGCTTCGGCCAGATCACGCCCCAGCCCGACACTACGCCAGACTATCCCCCGGGAGGTGGCACGCCATAA
- a CDS encoding type II toxin-antitoxin system CcdA family antitoxin, producing the protein MYTMRMARINVYLPDDLALKVKAADLNVSRLAQEALRSALAASRVDDWLDDVGSLGSLGIDPALVVSAVTAAKDELDGRG; encoded by the coding sequence GTGTATACTATGCGCATGGCAAGAATTAATGTGTATCTTCCCGATGATCTCGCGTTGAAAGTGAAGGCGGCGGACTTGAACGTCTCAAGGCTTGCCCAAGAGGCGCTGCGCAGCGCCCTGGCAGCTAGCCGTGTGGACGACTGGCTCGACGATGTCGGCTCGCTGGGGTCCCTCGGCATCGATCCCGCCCTTGTTGTTTCCGCTGTTACTGCAGCGAAAGATGAGCTTGACGGTCGTGGCTAA